The Candidatus Nitrosymbiomonas proteolyticus genome has a segment encoding these proteins:
- a CDS encoding peptidase C11 clostpain — MMQSRSRFWSWLNWPAIFALLLAGWLCVGCGGGGGATELLYQTDWTNRGRSVTGLSQRVRLYTASNQLVQTLVMNQDANGLQGLTIPVSGSGVYRLYVELYSQRDLLGVRTGVLETLVTLSGRTTFLSAVGEDPTMVEVTPESASVKVQHSRQYYAAGYSGANRAVFVEDEAFEWSALGGVASVNETGIALGLTPGSGTLRATHSDTGHQGSGLITVDPFQATQTKWTVMVFLNAANDLYTFSTLNVNQMESVAQNPDVRFVVQWKQSQSVWPSSSFDGTRRYLVKPDTTSSIASELIQDMGPGVDMGQASTLLDFVNWTKTYYPADRYVLVVWNHGNGWRRKPEDTLPTRAVSYDDETGNAIQTWQLSQAIGNNVLDIIAWDASLMQMLEVAYELQDRAQLIVGSEESPPGEGYPYDLIFGEFRDSPDASTVTLSKAFVDGMLAVPAYQTRKITQSVLDTSKLPALGASVSELASQLIANVGSIGTEIQTVRTQAKSYSPTAFRVYRDLYHVCELIESLIGIPGIQTAAADVRAKIADAVVWEGHNVNSLNSHGVSIDFSSSGTYAGVATDYAQLRFAQETMWNEWLSVAP; from the coding sequence GGCTGTGCGTAGGCTGTGGCGGAGGGGGCGGCGCGACCGAACTCCTTTATCAAACCGATTGGACCAACCGGGGGAGGTCGGTGACGGGACTCTCGCAGAGGGTTCGCCTCTACACGGCCTCGAATCAACTCGTGCAAACGCTCGTGATGAACCAGGACGCCAACGGTTTGCAGGGCCTGACGATCCCCGTGTCCGGCAGCGGTGTGTACAGGCTTTACGTCGAACTGTATTCGCAGCGCGACCTGTTGGGCGTCCGGACCGGAGTCCTCGAAACGCTCGTTACGCTTTCCGGCCGGACGACGTTTTTGAGCGCCGTGGGCGAAGACCCCACGATGGTCGAGGTCACTCCCGAATCGGCCAGCGTCAAGGTTCAGCACAGCCGCCAATATTACGCTGCAGGGTACAGCGGTGCGAATCGGGCGGTTTTCGTCGAAGACGAGGCCTTCGAGTGGTCGGCGCTCGGCGGAGTTGCGAGCGTCAATGAAACCGGAATCGCCCTTGGGCTGACACCGGGAAGCGGGACCCTCCGAGCCACCCACAGCGACACCGGCCACCAAGGCAGTGGGCTGATCACGGTCGACCCGTTTCAGGCCACGCAGACGAAATGGACGGTCATGGTGTTCCTGAACGCCGCAAACGATTTATACACGTTCAGCACTCTCAACGTGAATCAGATGGAGTCTGTGGCGCAGAATCCCGACGTTCGATTCGTCGTGCAGTGGAAGCAGTCCCAATCGGTTTGGCCCTCGTCCAGCTTCGACGGCACGCGCCGCTATCTGGTCAAGCCCGACACGACTTCGAGCATCGCGAGCGAGTTGATTCAAGACATGGGCCCTGGGGTCGATATGGGCCAGGCCTCCACGCTCCTCGACTTCGTGAACTGGACCAAGACGTATTACCCCGCCGATCGCTACGTGCTCGTGGTGTGGAACCACGGCAACGGCTGGCGCAGGAAGCCAGAGGACACGCTGCCGACGCGGGCGGTCAGCTACGATGACGAAACGGGCAACGCAATCCAGACATGGCAGCTTTCGCAGGCCATCGGCAACAACGTTCTCGACATCATCGCGTGGGACGCGAGCCTGATGCAGATGCTGGAAGTGGCGTACGAGTTGCAGGACCGCGCTCAGTTGATCGTCGGCAGTGAGGAGAGCCCTCCGGGCGAAGGCTATCCTTACGACCTCATCTTTGGAGAGTTTCGCGACAGCCCCGATGCCTCGACGGTGACTCTCTCTAAGGCGTTCGTCGATGGGATGCTTGCGGTGCCGGCGTACCAGACCCGGAAGATCACGCAGAGCGTTCTCGACACCAGCAAACTGCCGGCCCTTGGGGCCTCCGTGAGCGAATTGGCTTCGCAACTCATCGCGAATGTCGGGTCGATTGGAACCGAGATTCAGACGGTCCGCACGCAGGCCAAGAGCTACAGCCCGACGGCGTTCCGAGTTTATCGCGACCTGTACCACGTGTGCGAACTGATCGAATCGCTCATCGGGATTCCCGGCATTCAGACCGCCGCTGCCGATGTTCGCGCAAAGATCGCCGACGCGGTGGTTTGGGAAGGGCACAACGTGAACTCGCTCAACAGCCACGGCGTCTCGATCGACTTTTCGTCTTCAGGCACGTATGCCGGGGTGGCGACGGATTACGCTCAGCTTCGATTCGCGCAAGAGACGATGTGGAACGAGTGGCTTTCCGTTGCCCCCTAG
- a CDS encoding ATP-guanido phosphotransferase has product MPPGAPEADSWRELVMRSMSAPAWLKPGAPHDDVVLSTRARVMRNLRGFRFPHNAPPDELEQILASVSSSASQNLPNWTILSQLSPSERDYLIGCRLISPRFPVNQPGRAVVLEAKRLCSVMVNEEDHLRIQSLSPGWSLRKSRKAASETLDALARDLEFAESPRFGYLSASPYNCGSGIRLSSMVHLIGLAHAKRLPNVLRALADRGVVARGLFGESSRAVGAFLQVSIVSGAIEAFVGAVQYLIDEERRARESISTTELEHRVQSGLEYVATSGSVQLSEALRVLAWVRWGAAAKQTSEVTHRDVDTWLATLDFRGPSNEAAAGQQRARFLKERLLR; this is encoded by the coding sequence ATGCCCCCAGGCGCCCCAGAAGCCGACTCCTGGCGTGAGCTTGTCATGCGATCGATGTCTGCGCCTGCTTGGCTCAAGCCTGGCGCGCCCCACGACGACGTCGTGCTCAGTACCCGCGCGCGAGTGATGCGGAACCTGCGCGGCTTTCGGTTCCCCCACAACGCACCTCCCGACGAACTCGAACAAATCCTCGCGAGCGTTTCCTCTTCAGCCTCCCAAAACCTCCCGAATTGGACCATCCTCTCTCAGCTTTCCCCTTCCGAAAGGGACTATCTCATCGGTTGCCGACTGATCTCGCCCCGATTCCCGGTCAACCAACCCGGACGCGCGGTCGTTTTGGAGGCCAAGCGGCTCTGCAGCGTCATGGTTAACGAAGAGGACCACCTCCGCATTCAATCGCTCTCGCCGGGGTGGTCGCTGCGCAAGTCGCGGAAAGCCGCTTCGGAGACGCTGGACGCTCTCGCCCGCGACCTCGAGTTTGCCGAATCTCCTCGGTTCGGATATCTCTCCGCGAGCCCCTACAACTGCGGCTCAGGTATCCGGCTTTCCTCGATGGTGCATCTGATCGGCCTCGCTCACGCCAAGCGCCTGCCCAACGTGTTGCGCGCCTTGGCCGACCGCGGAGTGGTGGCGCGGGGCCTCTTTGGAGAATCTAGCCGAGCCGTAGGAGCGTTCCTGCAAGTCAGCATCGTCAGCGGAGCCATCGAGGCGTTCGTGGGGGCGGTTCAGTACCTTATCGACGAAGAGCGCCGAGCCCGCGAGTCCATTTCGACGACCGAACTCGAACACCGGGTGCAGTCCGGGCTCGAATACGTCGCGACCTCCGGTTCTGTCCAACTCTCCGAGGCCCTGAGGGTCCTGGCGTGGGTTCGATGGGGGGCGGCGGCGAAGCAAACGTCCGAGGTGACCCACCGCGACGTCGATACGTGGCTCGCAACGCTTGATTTCCGTGGCCCCTCCAACGAGGCCGCGGCTGGACAGCAGCGAGCCCGCTTCCTCAAGGAAAGGCTTCTCCGCTAA
- a CDS encoding type II secretion system protein GspE → MSVSDRPPEDALGLAMLSGEVFVQEGYISEEQLRLAEEKQRELGGADPIARVLVNMGLIQERDRVKCLGKVWGLMFAEVADIRPPADVLAQIPPQTAKRFRCLPIGRNESKLIVAMANPLDVFVIDELRLATGLEIEPVIAIEEDLNTAIGALYKVDVNVNDALAGVMRDFDGDIELTQGADDELSEAELREMGEDAPIIRLANLIINQAIHDRASDIHIEPNREGLLVRYRIDGVMIEGMKLPRKVVAPLCSRFKIMSNMDIAEKRVPQDNRIGVTVGGKEYDLRVSTLPVVYGEKIVLRVLDKGGVMVGLSRLGFLPQNMKNLEDVCSRSYGIILVTGPTGSGKSTTLYSILNKLNDGQANIITIEDPVEYEIQGINQCNVNVRAGMTFAAGLRAMLRQDPDIIMVGEMRDTETATIAMEAALTGHLVLSTLHTNDAPSATTRLIEMGVEPFLISSSIVCVLAQRLVRQICPRCKEAYAGTREGLIRYGFPVPEEIGAETGGEVTLFRGKGCDACKGTGYKGRTGIHELMMMSDEIRDLTLQKSPSHSIRSVAIEQGMRSLQMDAVQKILMGITSVDETLRVIYA, encoded by the coding sequence ATGAGTGTATCGGACCGTCCTCCGGAGGACGCGTTAGGGCTGGCGATGCTTTCAGGCGAGGTTTTTGTTCAAGAGGGTTACATCAGCGAGGAGCAACTCCGCCTCGCGGAAGAAAAGCAGCGCGAGTTAGGGGGCGCGGACCCGATCGCGCGGGTCCTCGTCAACATGGGGCTGATTCAGGAGCGCGACCGCGTAAAGTGCCTCGGCAAGGTCTGGGGTCTCATGTTCGCCGAGGTCGCCGACATTCGTCCGCCTGCGGATGTCCTCGCGCAGATTCCTCCTCAGACTGCGAAGCGGTTCAGGTGTTTGCCGATCGGGCGCAACGAAAGCAAGCTCATTGTGGCGATGGCGAACCCGCTCGATGTGTTCGTGATCGACGAACTGAGGCTTGCGACAGGACTCGAAATCGAGCCCGTCATCGCCATCGAAGAGGACCTCAACACGGCCATCGGAGCGCTTTATAAGGTCGATGTCAACGTCAACGACGCGCTCGCGGGGGTCATGCGGGACTTCGATGGCGATATTGAACTCACGCAGGGCGCGGACGACGAACTGAGCGAGGCCGAACTCAGGGAGATGGGGGAGGACGCCCCGATCATCCGCCTGGCCAACCTCATCATTAACCAAGCCATCCATGACCGTGCGAGCGACATCCACATTGAGCCGAATCGCGAAGGACTCCTGGTTCGGTACCGCATCGACGGCGTGATGATCGAGGGCATGAAGCTCCCCCGGAAAGTGGTGGCCCCGTTGTGCTCGCGGTTCAAGATCATGTCGAACATGGACATCGCCGAAAAGCGGGTCCCGCAGGACAACCGAATCGGCGTCACGGTTGGAGGGAAGGAGTACGACCTTCGCGTTTCCACCTTGCCGGTCGTCTATGGCGAGAAGATCGTGTTGAGGGTTCTCGACAAAGGGGGCGTGATGGTGGGCCTGAGCCGCCTCGGGTTCCTGCCCCAAAACATGAAGAACCTCGAAGACGTTTGTTCGAGAAGTTACGGGATCATCCTCGTAACGGGTCCGACCGGGTCCGGGAAGTCGACGACGCTGTATTCGATCCTGAACAAGCTCAACGATGGCCAGGCGAACATTATCACCATCGAAGACCCCGTCGAATACGAGATTCAAGGGATCAACCAATGCAACGTGAACGTGCGCGCCGGTATGACCTTTGCGGCCGGACTCCGCGCGATGCTCCGGCAGGACCCCGATATCATCATGGTCGGCGAGATGCGGGATACCGAAACGGCGACCATCGCCATGGAAGCCGCGCTGACAGGCCACCTTGTGCTTTCGACGCTTCACACCAACGATGCGCCGTCGGCGACCACACGGCTCATCGAAATGGGCGTCGAGCCGTTCCTCATCTCCTCCTCGATCGTATGCGTGCTGGCTCAGCGTCTTGTGAGGCAAATCTGCCCGCGCTGCAAAGAGGCGTATGCGGGGACGCGAGAGGGCCTGATTCGGTATGGCTTCCCGGTGCCCGAAGAGATCGGCGCTGAGACGGGGGGTGAGGTGACTCTCTTCCGAGGAAAGGGGTGCGACGCCTGCAAAGGCACCGGCTACAAGGGGCGCACGGGAATCCATGAGTTGATGATGATGTCGGACGAAATCCGCGACCTGACGCTTCAGAAATCCCCATCCCACTCGATTCGAAGCGTGGCCATCGAGCAAGGCATGAGATCGCTCCAGATGGACGCCGTGCAGAAGATCCTCATGGGGATCACTTCGGTCGACGAGACGCTGAGGGTGATCTATGCCTAG
- a CDS encoding signal transduction protein, translating into MSAVPAPQPFDPVKPLLAKVREVAVLPHVVYKVVELSGSAESSTGQIENAISVDPGFSSRLLTVANSAYYALPKKITSIKDAIMFLGFKTIRQIAMTVGLYDMFVGKTDKESLRRRQWWRRSVDTAICCKWIARETRKLSPEDAYTCGLLHLIGCTLLDRFGEGDYERVEALAEHGMPVFEAEQKVFGAHHADVAVAAATQWGFPDALVQGLMYHQPPADSEDPYLMHRACVAVGSLIAKWALEGLPESGDYDIPQWAMEALGVTEESVPTLVERAMSVIAEAAAMQI; encoded by the coding sequence ATGTCTGCCGTACCCGCTCCACAACCGTTTGACCCGGTGAAGCCTTTGCTCGCGAAGGTTCGGGAAGTCGCCGTTTTGCCCCATGTCGTCTACAAAGTCGTCGAGTTGTCAGGTTCCGCCGAGTCATCGACCGGCCAAATCGAGAACGCGATTTCGGTCGATCCTGGGTTCAGCAGCCGTCTGCTGACCGTAGCGAACTCAGCCTATTACGCACTGCCGAAGAAGATCACGTCGATCAAGGACGCGATCATGTTCCTTGGGTTCAAGACGATTCGCCAGATCGCGATGACGGTCGGCCTCTACGATATGTTCGTCGGAAAGACCGATAAGGAGTCGCTTCGCCGAAGGCAGTGGTGGCGGCGCTCGGTCGATACGGCGATTTGCTGCAAGTGGATCGCCAGGGAGACGCGCAAGCTCTCTCCCGAAGACGCCTATACTTGCGGGCTGCTGCACCTCATCGGCTGCACTCTGCTCGACCGCTTCGGTGAGGGCGACTATGAGAGAGTGGAGGCGCTCGCGGAGCACGGAATGCCGGTCTTCGAGGCCGAGCAGAAGGTGTTTGGCGCACATCACGCCGACGTAGCCGTTGCCGCCGCGACGCAATGGGGATTTCCCGATGCGCTGGTGCAAGGACTGATGTATCACCAGCCTCCGGCCGATTCTGAAGACCCGTACCTGATGCACCGCGCTTGCGTTGCCGTGGGGAGTTTGATCGCCAAGTGGGCGCTCGAAGGACTTCCGGAATCCGGCGACTACGATATTCCCCAGTGGGCTATGGAAGCGTTGGGAGTGACTGAGGAGTCGGTTCCGACTCTGGTCGAGCGGGCGATGAGCGTGATCGCTGAGGCAGCGGCCATGCAGATTTGA
- a CDS encoding pilus retraction protein PilT, whose amino-acid sequence MAESFSWDRVVKQSEEGVAPTEPVSPPPVEAPSQETTSSASGWHEGEIRLEVQSNEGAQAAAEPHYRPAPIPAEVHTMKLNTSKFDISEETSKNSTYQATVDAKPIGSTHLDEIVREAVERRASDIHFTVGLPPMARVDGEIMSLPYEVLSQEDTRRLVYDILTDEHIQTFENSHELDFSYGITGLSRFRVNVFMQRDSVAAALRAIPTKIPTFEQLGLPPVIRDLTNRHSGLILVTGPTGSGKSTTIATMIDDINSNRGGHIVTIEDPIEYLHGHKKCIVNQRELHSDTFSFHNALRAVLREDPDIILVGELRDLETIEAALTLAETGHLVFGTLHTRNAPATIDRIVDVFPSDQQEQIRVLLGNTLEAVVSQQLLPRLGGGRVASLEIMIGVSAVKNLIREGKTHQMYSVIETNSNIGMQTMDRSLADLFRRGACSYEECLMRCVDKETFTRLAKGG is encoded by the coding sequence ATGGCAGAGAGCTTTAGCTGGGATCGAGTCGTCAAGCAGTCCGAGGAAGGCGTCGCGCCGACCGAGCCCGTCAGCCCTCCGCCGGTCGAGGCGCCTAGTCAAGAAACCACTTCGTCCGCTTCCGGCTGGCATGAAGGAGAAATCAGGTTGGAAGTGCAGTCCAACGAGGGCGCACAAGCGGCCGCCGAACCGCATTACCGCCCTGCCCCGATTCCCGCCGAAGTCCACACGATGAAGCTCAACACGAGCAAGTTCGACATCAGTGAAGAGACTTCGAAGAACTCGACCTACCAGGCGACCGTCGATGCGAAGCCGATTGGCAGCACCCACCTGGACGAGATCGTGCGGGAGGCTGTCGAGCGGCGGGCGAGCGATATTCATTTCACGGTCGGCCTCCCCCCAATGGCGAGGGTGGATGGCGAGATCATGTCCTTGCCTTATGAGGTGCTCAGCCAAGAGGACACTCGTAGGCTTGTGTACGACATCCTCACAGATGAGCACATCCAGACGTTTGAAAACTCGCACGAGCTGGATTTCAGCTATGGGATCACGGGCCTTTCCCGATTCCGCGTCAACGTCTTCATGCAGCGAGACAGCGTAGCTGCAGCGCTTCGGGCGATTCCGACGAAGATCCCGACCTTCGAGCAACTTGGGCTCCCTCCTGTGATTCGTGACCTCACGAACCGCCACTCCGGGCTCATTCTTGTTACGGGTCCGACGGGCTCGGGAAAGTCGACGACCATCGCCACGATGATCGACGACATCAACTCCAACCGGGGCGGGCATATCGTCACCATCGAAGACCCTATCGAATACCTGCACGGACACAAGAAGTGCATCGTCAACCAACGGGAGTTGCACTCGGATACGTTCTCGTTCCACAACGCCTTGCGCGCGGTCTTGCGCGAAGACCCCGACATCATCCTCGTGGGTGAGCTTCGGGACCTGGAGACCATCGAGGCGGCTTTGACCCTCGCCGAAACGGGCCACCTCGTCTTTGGAACCTTGCATACGAGGAACGCCCCTGCCACGATCGATAGAATCGTCGACGTCTTTCCTTCGGATCAGCAAGAGCAAATCCGCGTACTTTTGGGGAATACCCTTGAAGCTGTCGTCTCGCAGCAGCTTCTGCCCCGATTGGGGGGCGGCCGCGTGGCCTCGCTGGAGATCATGATCGGGGTCTCCGCCGTAAAGAACCTCATCCGCGAAGGCAAGACTCACCAGATGTATTCGGTAATCGAGACGAATTCCAACATCGGGATGCAGACGATGGATCGCTCGCTCGCCGACCTCTTCCGGCGCGGCGCTTGCAGCTATGAGGAGTGCCTGATGCGCTGCGTCGACAAGGAAACCTTCACTCGCCTGGCCAAGGGCGGCTAA